The genomic region ATTAAAATATTTAAATTTTATTAGGAGGAATTTTAAATGGTAAAAATTAGATTAAGAAGAATGGGAAGCAAAAAGAAACCTTTTTATAGAATTGTTGTTGCTGATTCAAGGAGTCCAAGAGATGGGAAATTTATAGCTGAAGTTGGAACATATAATCCAATGAAAAATCCAATTGAGTTTACATTAAAAGAAGAAGAAGTTAAGAAATGGATTTCTAATGGAGCTCAGCCTACTGACGCAGTTAATAGATTATTAGTTAAAGCAGGTATAAATTAATTTAGTATGATAAATTTATTTTCTATTGGTAGAATTTCTAAGCCACATGGTATTCGTGGTGAAGTGAATGTTATACCATTTGATGAGAATTTGGATATATTTAAGAATTTGGAATGCGTTTTTTTAAGTAAGAGTGATACTTTAGAGGATGATTTAACTCCAGTTAACATAACATCTATAAAATTTAAAAATAACAGAGTTGTTATGGGTATTGAGGGTTGTTCTACTTGTAATGAAGCAGAACTGTTCAGGAATAAGTTTATAAGAATAAAACGTGAAGATATACCTATACAAGATGGTGATTATTTTATTGCAGATATAAAGGAATGCACTGTATATGATGAAAATGGTGTGTTTTTGGGTAGAGTATCGGAGGTTATAAAAACCAAGAATAATGATGTTTATTGGATAAAGAAGACCAATTTAAATGATGAATTGCTTATACCGGTACTTAAGTCTATTGTGGTAGATATAGATATCGATGAAAAGAAGATTATTATTAAAGAAGTTAAAAGTTGGACCTTATGAAGATTAGTATTTTAAGCTTATTTCCACAAATGTTTGAGGTTTTCAATCATAGTATTGTGGGGAAAGCACGGATGAATAATTATGTTGATATTGAAATTATCAATATCAGAGATTTTTCTAATAATAAACATAATAAGGTTGATGATTATCCTTTTGGTGGTGGAGCAGGTATGCTCATGAGTGTTGAACCGATATATAATTCTATATGTTATGCTAGACGTAATTTGGATGGGAGGGTTATATATCTAGGACCAAGAGGGGATACTTTTAATCAAAATAAGGCATATGAATTGTCTGATAATAATCATTTGATATTTTTGTGTGGTCATTATGAAGGTATAGATGAGAGATCCTATAATTTTATTGATGAAGAAATTTCTTTAGGTGATTTTATATTGACAGGTGGAGAAATGGCGGCTATTCCAATCATTGATAGTATAGTTAGACTTTTGTCTGGGGTTATAAATAAGAATAGCTTAGATAATGAGTCTTTTACTAATGATTTAATGGATTTTCCACAATATACAAGACCGAGAGAATTTATGGGAATCTCTGTTCCTAATGTTCTATTATCAGGGAATCATAAAGAAATCGATAAATGGAGACGAGAAGAGTCTTTGAAAATAACACGAAAATATAAAAGGTATTTATTAAAAGATAAATAATTTTTAGGAGGGTTTTATAAAATGCATGATTTAATTAAATACATAGAATCACTACAAATGAAAAAGGAAGTTCCTTCTTTTAGCGTTGGGGATACTGTTAAAGTTAGTATTCTTATAAAAGAGGGAAATAAAGAGAGAGTTCAGGTTTATGAAGGTACTGTTATAAAAAGGCAAAACGGTGGAATAAGAGAAACTTTTACAGTTAGAAGAATTGCTTATGGAGTTGGTAGTGAGAAGACTTTCCCATTACACTCACCTAAAGTTTTAAATATTGAAGTTGTAAGATATGGTAAAGTTAGAAGATCTAAGCTTTATTACTTAAGAGATAGAGTAGGAAAAGCGACTAAGGTTAAAGAGAGAATTGTAAATAGAAATAAATAAAGCTGGATCATATTTTAGATAGTAAATTTCTTTTTGGGAATTTACTATTTTGTTTTTTAAGGAGGATATGAAAATTATGAATATAAATTGGTATCCAGGTCATATGTTTAAGACTAAAAAAGAGATAAAGAATATGATAAATTTAGTAGATCTTGTGATAGAAATAAGAGATGCAAGATCTGTTATTTCAACGACAAATCCAGATATTGAAATGTTGACTAAGGATAAACCTAAAATTATTGTTTTGAGTAAAGTTGATTTGGCCGATAATAATACGACAAATAAATGGATTGAGTACTATAAGAATCAAGGAATCCCATGTATAGATGTGGATATTATAAGAAATAAAAATATTAAGAATATCAAGGCTCAAATTAATTTTCTTATGAAAAGTAAGCTTGACAGGTACAGGAGTAAAGGGGTTAAGAATTATACATTACGAGGTATGATTTTGGGAATTCCGAATGTTGGTAAATCATCTCTTATAAATAAAATTTCTAACAATAAGATAGCGAAAGTAGGAAATAGGCCCGGTGTTACAAAATCTAATCAATGGATTAAGACGAAGTGGGATATAGATTTATTAGATACTCCAGGGATTTTATGGCCTAAGTTTGATAGTACAGAGGTTGGTCTTAATCTTGTTTATATTGGATCGGTAAAGGATGAAATTTTAGATGTTCAAGATGTTTGCTATAATATGCTTGAATATCTTTTGAAAAATTATAGAATGAATTTGGAGAGTAAATATAAAGTTGAAGTATCGGATGATGTGTCGGACAGCATGGATATTTTAGGAAAGAAACTTGGTTGTTTATCAAAAGGAGTTTCGATTGACTATAATAGGCTTGCACATATAATAATTGGAGATTTTAGATCAGGGAAAATTGGTAATATATCACTTGAACGACCTGAAGATTTATTGAAAGAGGAATAAATGAGGAATAAATATGGATTTTAAAAATTTGACGGTTTCTCAAATAAAAAATTTATTAAATGAGATTGAGATTATAGATGAAAATATTGATGAAGTTATAAATTCACTTTTGAAAGATGTGAGGATATCAGTCAATAAACTTGCGAAACAAGTTGAAAATAAATATGATATTCTTAAAAATAATAGGATAATGAATGAAAAGTTTTATGGGTTTGACAAAGAATATATTCTTAACAACAATTATGTAGTAGCTGGATGTGATGAGGTAGGTCGTGGACCGCTTGCTGGACCGATTGTATGTGCTTCGGTTGTTCTTGATTTGTATAATAGTTCAAAAATTATAAGTGATATAAATGATTCTAAGAAAATAAAGAGTAGATATTTCAGGAAAGTTCTTAGTGATAAGATTATGGAAAATGCAAAAAATTTTAAAATAATAGAGATATCTAATGATGAAATAGATAATATTGGTATTAGTGAAGCAAATCAAAAAGGTTTTAGAGATTCAATACTGGGTCTAAATATGGATATTGATTTAGTTTTGTCTGATGGATATCCAGTGAAAAATTTAAACTTTAGAAATATTCATGTGGTGAAAGGTGATACAAAGAGTGCTAGTATAATGTGTGCTTCTATTATAGCAAAGGTTTATAGAGATGAATTGATGTTTAGATATCATGATGAATTTCCTCAATATGATTTTTTGAATAATGTTGGATATGGTACAAAGAAACATCTTGAAGCTATAAAAAAATTTGGTATATGTAAATATCATAGGAAGACATTTTTGAAGAATTACATTTAGAATGTTGAAAATTTATTAGTATGATTATATAATTTTTTAGAAATGACAGTAGAAAATAATTATTATAAAGGTGTATTTTTAACAATGAATACAAAGCACGGTAATTTATTTGAACAATTTAAATTTAAAAATTGTATTACACTCAAAAATAAAATTGTTATGTCTCCGATGACAACTTGGTCTAGTAATAATGATAATACGATTTCTGATGAAGAGATAGAGTATTATAAAGTGAGAGTTAATTGAGTGGGGCTTGTCATAACTAGTTGTACTTATGTGCATCCAAATGGTATAGGATTTTTAAATGAGTTTGCAAGTTATGATGATAAGTTTATTCCAAGTTTACGTAAGTTAGCAAATGATGCAAAAAGTGGAGGAGCTAATGCAATACTTCAGATTTTTCATGCTGGCAATAAAGCTCTTCCTAATTTAGTTCCAAATGGTGACGTAGTTAGTGCTAGTGCTATTAAGACTGAGGCTAGTGCATTTGCACCAGCATTATTACCAAGAGAACTTTCACATGAAGAAGTCTTAGATATTGTTAATGCATTTGGAGAAACAACAAGACGTGCAATTGAGGCAGGTTTTGATGGAGTTGAGATTCATGGAGCACATGGTTTCTTAATCCAAAATTTCACATCTCCATTGTATAATAAACGTAGTGATGAGTGGGGTGAATCACCAGAAAAACGATTAATGTTTCCACTTGCAATTGTAAATAAGATAAAGGATGTAATTAAGGAGTACGTTAAAAAGCCTTTTATTTTAGGATATAGACTTTCTCCAGAAGAATCTGAAAAGGGAGGATTAAGAATAGGAGATACTTATAAATTGATTAATCATCTTATTGAAATAGATATTGATTATATCCACATTTCATTGACAAGTGCACTTTCATCAAAACCTATTGATAGCAAAGATGAAAAAACATATCTTGAGTTAATTAGTAAATATGTGAATGGAAAAGTTCCAATAATAGTTGCAGGTTCTATGTTGACACCAGATGATGTAGAACAAGCATTAAATAATGGGGCATCTTTGGCAGCCATAGGACGTGCTTTAGTGATTAATCCAGATTGGGTAGAGAAAGTTAAAAATGATAAAAAAAATGAAATTAAGATGTCAATTAATTCTTCGAAAGTAAATGAGTTTACATTACCTCAAAATTTATGGAATGTAATTAAAGCTTCTGCAGCTTGGATTAATATTGAAGAATAGACTATTCTATCATTAGAATAGTTGTTTTAAAAAATATTTTCGATGTAATTGTAACTATATTTTTTGTTACCCCAAAATTTTATTTCCATTAGATCAAATTTGTAAAAAATATTATTTAGGTTATTTATTGTTAGAAAATAGTTTGCTGTATTTCTGATTTTAAATATTTTTCTATTATTAATTTGTTCTCGTGGTTCTAAGATAAAATTATTTTTGAACATACATATACTTTTTACCTCAACGAATGATATAACATTATCTTTAGAGCATATGATATCAATTTCACCTCTTTTGGATCTGAAATTTTTATTTATGATTTTAAAATTTTTGTTTAATAGGACTTTTACTGCTAAAATTTCTCCTAAATTTCCAATATCTTTTGTTGTCATTATTGGATTTCACCTCCTAATATTAACAGTGTTGACACATTTTTGTAAAAAAATAACTAGAGTTTATCTTAAATAAAAAAGGATACAAGTTTTCTTGTATCCTTTTTTTTGGACATCAATAATATCAAATTTAGCAGTTTAACTAATAAAAGACTAGATAAATTAGCATAAGCTACTACTTGTAAGTTGATAATGTTATACAGGTATGATTTTTGAGAAAAGACATACATATGATGTTTGTTTAAGAATTATTAACAATCTTCCAGTTAGAATACAAAGTTAATATGATTTTACTGATGGAAAGTATTTTAAGAAAGTAAATTATAGTGATGTTAATTTAGTTAATGGAGAATCTTATGGTGAAGATGGATGGTTTGTCTATATGTAATGATAATATTGCGAAATTTAAAGCGATATTAGTTTCCTATATTGATTTTGGCAATAACACATAGTACAATTTATTACTGGAATAATTCAAAAAAAAATTATACGAAGATACGAAATTAGTTAAGTAGAAGAAATTATTTAGATTTTATACATGGAGGATTTTTATATGAACTTAGATAATCATGAAAAATCAGAATTTGACGGAGGAATATTAGGACTTATAGGAGTTAATATATTGTCTACTATAATTACTTTTGTAACTTTTGGGCTTGGATTTACATGGGCTATGTGTGTTAGAGAAAGATATATAGTTAATCACACCATTATTAATGGACAAAGGTTAAGGTTTATTGGGAGTGGGGGAGATTTATTTCTGAATTGGATTAAATGGGCGATATTGACAATAATAACATTAGGAATATATGGGT from Candidatus Arthromitus sp. SFB-mouse-Japan harbors:
- the rpsP gene encoding 30S ribosomal protein S16 gives rise to the protein MVKIRLRRMGSKKKPFYRIVVADSRSPRDGKFIAEVGTYNPMKNPIEFTLKEEEVKKWISNGAQPTDAVNRLLVKAGIN
- the rimM gene encoding ribosome maturation factor RimM (Essential for efficient processing of 16S rRNA), which codes for MINLFSIGRISKPHGIRGEVNVIPFDENLDIFKNLECVFLSKSDTLEDDLTPVNITSIKFKNNRVVMGIEGCSTCNEAELFRNKFIRIKREDIPIQDGDYFIADIKECTVYDENGVFLGRVSEVIKTKNNDVYWIKKTNLNDELLIPVLKSIVVDIDIDEKKIIIKEVKSWTL
- the trmD gene encoding tRNA (guanosine(37)-N1)-methyltransferase TrmD, coding for MKISILSLFPQMFEVFNHSIVGKARMNNYVDIEIINIRDFSNNKHNKVDDYPFGGGAGMLMSVEPIYNSICYARRNLDGRVIYLGPRGDTFNQNKAYELSDNNHLIFLCGHYEGIDERSYNFIDEEISLGDFILTGGEMAAIPIIDSIVRLLSGVINKNSLDNESFTNDLMDFPQYTRPREFMGISVPNVLLSGNHKEIDKWRREESLKITRKYKRYLLKDK
- the rplS gene encoding 50S ribosomal protein L19 — protein: MHDLIKYIESLQMKKEVPSFSVGDTVKVSILIKEGNKERVQVYEGTVIKRQNGGIRETFTVRRIAYGVGSEKTFPLHSPKVLNIEVVRYGKVRRSKLYYLRDRVGKATKVKERIVNRNK
- the ylqF gene encoding ribosome biogenesis GTPase YlqF, whose translation is MNINWYPGHMFKTKKEIKNMINLVDLVIEIRDARSVISTTNPDIEMLTKDKPKIIVLSKVDLADNNTTNKWIEYYKNQGIPCIDVDIIRNKNIKNIKAQINFLMKSKLDRYRSKGVKNYTLRGMILGIPNVGKSSLINKISNNKIAKVGNRPGVTKSNQWIKTKWDIDLLDTPGILWPKFDSTEVGLNLVYIGSVKDEILDVQDVCYNMLEYLLKNYRMNLESKYKVEVSDDVSDSMDILGKKLGCLSKGVSIDYNRLAHIIIGDFRSGKIGNISLERPEDLLKEE
- a CDS encoding ribonuclease HII; translated protein: MDFKNLTVSQIKNLLNEIEIIDENIDEVINSLLKDVRISVNKLAKQVENKYDILKNNRIMNEKFYGFDKEYILNNNYVVAGCDEVGRGPLAGPIVCASVVLDLYNSSKIISDINDSKKIKSRYFRKVLSDKIMENAKNFKIIEISNDEIDNIGISEANQKGFRDSILGLNMDIDLVLSDGYPVKNLNFRNIHVVKGDTKSASIMCASIIAKVYRDELMFRYHDEFPQYDFLNNVGYGTKKHLEAIKKFGICKYHRKTFLKNYI
- a CDS encoding YraN family protein translates to MTTKDIGNLGEILAVKVLLNKNFKIINKNFRSKRGEIDIICSKDNVISFVEVKSICMFKNNFILEPREQINNRKIFKIRNTANYFLTINNLNNIFYKFDLMEIKFWGNKKYSYNYIENIF
- a CDS encoding DUF898 family protein codes for the protein MNLDNHEKSEFDGGILGLIGVNILSTIITFVTFGLGFTWAMCVRERYIVNHTIINGQRLRFIGSGGDLFLNWIKWAILTIITLGIYGFWLTIKLQQWKVKNTIFD